In Miscanthus floridulus cultivar M001 chromosome 5, ASM1932011v1, whole genome shotgun sequence, one genomic interval encodes:
- the LOC136449934 gene encoding serine carboxypeptidase-like 26: MATMAGRLVARTSTSKRQQLSFAVLLLVLFQSSCWCCYAATVGYSYSEQEGDRVALLPGQPRSPPVSQFAGYVTVNEHNGRALFYWFFEAQTSPAHKPLLLWLNGGPGCSSVGYGAASELGPLRVTKHGAGLEFNNFAWNREANLLSLESPVGVGFSYTNTSSDLTKLDDAFVAEDAYSFLVNWLKRFPQYKGREFYISGESYAGHYVPQLAELVYDRNKGKTNTYINLKGFMVGNPLTDDYYDSKGLAEYAWSHSVVSDEVYDRIKKVCDFRISNWTDDCDKAMNTVFSQYQEIDIYNIYAPRCNLPPSSAALAVDQEFVANDQEHFRRRIRMFSGYDPCYSSYAEKYFNNADVQRAFHANVSGTRKWQVCSDSILRSYNFSVLSILPIYSKLIKAGLRVWLYSGDADGRVPVIGSRYCVETLSLPVKTQWQPWYLNKQVAGRFVEYHGMTMVTIRGAGHLVPLNKPSEGLALINTFLQGKQLPTHR; the protein is encoded by the exons ATGGCGACAATGGCAGGGCGTCTTGTTGCCCGGACGTCCACGTCCAAGCGCCAGCAGCTCAGCTTTGCTGTTCTCCTCCTCGTCCTCTTCCAGAGCTCGTGCTGGTGCTGCTACGCGGCGACGGTGGGTTACAGTTACAGCGAGCAGGAGGGCGACCGGGTGGCGTTGCTCCCCGGGCAGCCGAGGAGCCCTCCGGTGTCGCAGTTCGCCGGGTACGTCACCGTGAACGAGCACAACGGGAGGGCGCTCTTCTACTGGTTCTTTGAGGCTCAGACGTCGCCCGCGCACAAGCCTCTCCTGCTCTGGCTCAATGGAG GACCTGGTTGCTCATCAGTTGGATACGGAGCTGCTTCTGAGTTGGGGCCTCTCAGAGTCACTAAACACGGGGCAGGGCTTGAGTTCAACAATTTTGCGTGGAACAGAG AGGCCAACTTGCTCTCCCTGGAGTCACCTGTTGGGGTTGGCTTCTCCTACACCAACACATCCTCTGACCTCACCAAACTGGATGATGCTTTCGTAG ctGAAGATGCATACAGCTTCCTAGTAAATTGGCTCAAGAGGTTTCCGCAGTACAAGGGCCGCGAATTTTATATCTCCGGGGAGAGCTATGCAG GTCACTATGTGCCACAACTTGCTGAACTTGTCTATGACAGGAacaaaggcaagaccaacacatacaTCAACCTTAAAGGTTTCATG GTCGGTAATCCACTAACTGACGATTACTACGACTCGAAGGGGCTGGCTGAATATGCTTGGAGCCACTCAGTAGTGTCAGATGAAGTTTACGATCGCATCAAGAAGGTCTGTGATTTCAGGATCTCAAACTGGACCGATGATTGTGATAAAGCCATGAACACTGTGTTCAGCCAGTACCAAGAGATTGACATTTACAACATCTACGCGCCCAGATGCAATCTTCCTCCGTCATCAGCTGCACTTGCTGTTGATCAAGAATTCGTAGCTAACGATCAG GAACATTTCAGGAGAAGGATTAGGATGTTCTCGGGATATGACCCATGTTATTCTTCGTATGCTGAAAAGTACTTCAATAACGCAGATGTGCAGAGAGCATTCCATGCAAATGTCAGTGGAACTCGAAAATGGCAAGTTTGCAG TGATTCAATTTTAAGGTCATACAATTTTTCGGTACTTTCCATCTTACCAATCTACTCTAAGCTTATCAAAGCAGGATTGAGGGTCTGGCTCTACAG TGGGGATGCAGATGGTAGGGTCCCAGTGATCGGATCGCGGTATTGTGTGGAAACCCTGAGCCTGCCTGTTAAGACACAGTGGCAACCTTGGTACCTGAACAAACAG GTCGCGGGAAGATTTGTGGAGTACCATGGCATGACAATGGTGACAATCAGAGGAGCTGGTCATTTGGTGCCCCTCAACAAACCTTCAGAAGGTCTCGCACTTATCAACACATTCCTTCAGGGCAAACAGCTTCCCACACACAGATAA